DNA from candidate division KSB1 bacterium:
CTTCCAGAAAATAACCTTTGATGCCTGTTAGCGGTCCCGCGACAATCTCAACTTCATCACCCTCTCTCAAATACTGATGTGGTTCAGGGTCATAGCCCCCGTCGAGAATGCGGTAAATAGTTTCGATCTGTTCTTCCGGAATTTGAGCCGGCTTTCCATTAAATTGCACCATCCGCACAACGCCGGTTGACTGCAAAGAACAGTATCTCTCGGCCAAATCAGCAAAAACGAACACATAAGAAGGAAACAAAGGCTCCTCAACTACTTTTTTGCGATCGCTCCACTGCCTCATAACAGAACGTGTCGGCAAAA
Protein-coding regions in this window:
- a CDS encoding UpxY family transcription antiterminator → MADKRRESHWYALYTRPRVEKRVASILEEKEIRAFLPTRSVMRQWSDRKKVVEEPLFPSYVFVFADLAERYCSLQSTGVVRMVQFNGKPAQIPEEQIETIYRILDGGYDPEPHQYLREGDEVEIVAGPLTGIKGYFLEGRGNKRLIISVHTLQQSFAIELRRDQIKSRALQNILVRNTAPHIN